The Chanos chanos chromosome 16, fChaCha1.1, whole genome shotgun sequence genome has a window encoding:
- the mfsd6l gene encoding LOW QUALITY PROTEIN: major facilitator superfamily domain-containing protein 6-like (The sequence of the model RefSeq protein was modified relative to this genomic sequence to represent the inferred CDS: deleted 2 bases in 2 codons) has protein sequence MKRVKQWDIRGAVALAGTFHFLYSCGTSFLLPFLTLYLRHLGLTASMTGIVIATKHLVALVSHPLSSLLAKHYNKRRFIVIGSLICSAGVVLTLLLLPPTAMKVENNSTCNVSGLSAVPTELQTNHTPLGRQTTPSQISAAPSSNKKTELPEGATEVSPVGRGNTTAHSSLQGSSETPPLHEHPSTTTSDIAHQLEDQEEEKEEEKERHEFLGSLKVMDVQHQLFFLVLIIVGLWEAVVAPLEWTVDDGLYEYLDFVDATDRYRSVGFWKLLGAAGGVCTSGVLVSSLRCTVGNELQFYAYALLMVLTMPPAALLPFYHRKRERPSSGGLKALQLVRGDSRALLCAVNALLVGVAGGAASSFLLWLVEDCGGTELHMGLALALALSCQAVFTLFGRRLGRFLKPHGRALILGTVGLSLQCFYYSFLWTPWAVVPAQPLAGLSTGILWWAVKAQSDDVATPGRERAVWRVYQTLVLELGSGLGSLIGGLVVQKFGMEVLFQSVAVTLSVWSVCMAILQWRIPHQRRINYSRLLAADASEASDTESEEDRDWLEKAMENDTAHANRRRSEC, from the exons ATGAAGAGAGTCAAACAGTGGGACATCCGGGGAGCTGTCGCTCTTGCAGGAACTTTCCATTTCTTGTATTCCTGTGGCACCAGTTTCCTCTTGCCTTTCCTCACCCTCTACCTCAGACACCTTGGTCTCACTGCCTCGATGACAGGCATCGTCATAGCGACTAAACACCTCGTGGCACTGGTCTCACACCCGTTGTCCAGTCTTCTGGCCAAACATTACAACAAAAGACGATTCATTGTGATTGGGTCTTTGATCTGTTCTGCAGGTGTAGTTCTGACCCTCCTCCTTCTACCGCCCACCGCCATGAAGGTGGAGAACAACTCCACGTGCAATGTCAGTGGCCTTAGCGCTGTTCCAACGGAACTCCAGACCAACCACACCCCTCTAGGACGCCAGACAACTCCATCTCAGATCTCTGCTGCTCCTTCTTCcaacaaaaagacagagttaCCTGAAGGAGCTACGGAGGTGTCACCCGTGGGCAGGGGCAATACTACAGCCCACTCCAGCCTCCAAGGCAGCTCAGAGACTCCACCCCTTCACGAGCATCCATCCACAACCACAAGTG ACATAGCCCATCAGCTAGAAGAtcaggaagaggagaaggaggaggagaaagaaagacatgagtTCCTCGGGAGTCTAAAGGTCATGGACGTTCAACACCAGCTCTTCTTCCTCGTCCTCATCATCGTGGGACTGTGGGAAGCAGTGGTGGCCCCTCTGGAGTGGACCGTGGACGATGGTTTGTATGAATATTTGGACTTTGTGGATGCTACAGACCGTTACAGAAGCGTTGGATTCTGGAAGCTTCTGGGTGCTGCCGGCGGCGTGTGCACAAGCGGGGTTCTGGTCAGCAGCCTGCGTTGCACTGTGGGAAATGAGCTACAGTTCTACGCTTATGCGCTGTTGATGGTGCTAACCATGCCTCCGGCTGCCCTCTTGCCCTTCTACCACCGAAAACGAGAGCGGCCCTCTAGTGGTGGTTTGAAGGCACTGCAGCTGGTGCGTGGAGATTCGCGAGCATTGCTTTGCGCCGTCAACGCTCTGCTGGTGGGCGTGGCTGGCGGAGCTGCGTCAAGCTTTCTCCTGTGGTTGGTGGAAGATTGCGGTGGGACCGAACTGCACATGGGTCTCGCCCTTGCCCTGGCTTTGTCGTGCCAGGCCGTCTTCACCCTGTTCGGCAGGCGCCTCGGACGTTTCCTCAAGCCCCACGGCCGGGCGCTGATCCTGGGCACAGTCGGCCTGTCACTGCAGTGC TTTTACTACTCCTTCCTCTGGACGCCTTGGGCGGTGGTGCCCGCTCAGCCACTGGCAGGTTTGAGCACCGGCATCCTCTGGTGGGCAGTGAAGGCACAGAGCGACGACGTAGCCACgcca ggcagagagagggcagtCTGGAGGGTCTATCAGACTCTTGTACTGGAGCTGGGATCAGGCTTGGGTAGCCTCATAGGGGGTTTGGTGGTGCAGAAATTTGGGATGGAGGTGCTGTTCCAGAGCGTGGCGGTCACtctgagtgtgtggagtgtctGTATGGCTATACTGCAGTGGAGAATCCCACATCAACGTAGGATTAACTACTCGCGTCTGCTGGCAGCTGACGCTAGCGAGGCTAGTGACACAGAGTCAGAGGAGGATAGAGACTGGCTGGAGAAAGCCATGGAGAACGACACGGCTCACGCTAACAGGAGAAGATCAGAATGCTAA
- the pik3r6b gene encoding phosphoinositide 3-kinase regulatory subunit 6: protein MASAKYHNLPREEELQWVELKLLNFHHDYMKLLVISIVQTMLRELDSESPARLACNKGMLRWMLHKSLQKNPANSISLVSVLIKELEKAERIDSKQRVIPLLHTLAYAIIQAVHVPDDLLDRVCSSLKRLLTLPEPYCTVALNYIRCMKMERSTPGALYQRRVIAEHSLKNDHYPLQEKVMVFADPAVFSPSLMAAVGTDVKCHGSDRDTLTYERSILLHTLQSVLGRHCNGCTLAQALEVCVELKQYFQESVAAAEQNCESTGSEHGQYSRKIKQIYHSILRAANQDSTFFGPLVEAPLPSPDISFHAWTKDEEIWSEVVNFILSDEAELIKRVSTTSTDSGIEGDLPMSEFSNLTVEPPAVQEVQEQRRFQQFSRVPCLRPNAKDRTTLVREGYNTRSRLNPSPKDNRNYIARIVVMGDDRTLGRLGKAYLCIRKNQAQNMFLTRRVKLELYYIPVTNQSGATSPVQEESPQDLLTMSKFLGFLDPWYDCNINGLGAVVLQLAQMPTNHKSSSQDSFLLDTISYYIRTGQQPVHIPVYTVKIAYASLTASPVEELFVSHLEIDFPELSALKAVVKASGRGRRQSQEVGGAVISVHYRRTSLSGRDVDKGVSLMTCGVQMNAVPVNGEKGFDCLTVNFSNIFTNPSKACTSILRTTSISIRTLEARTFTVCLDKDSRRTFQKMNQKSTQCFHEEKANGISRYLNKALSLPINTFSGSIL from the exons ACATGAAGCTCTTGGTAATCAGCAT TGTCCAGACCATGCTCCGAGAGCTGGACTCTGAATCCCCAGCTAGGCTAGCATGCAACAAAG GAATGTTGAGATGGATGCTACATAAAAGCCTTCAGAAAAATCCTGCTAACAGCATCTCTCTGGTTTCGGTGCTTATAAAGGAACTAGAAAAG gCTGAGAGGATTGACTCTAAGCAGCGTGTTATTCCCCTCCTGCATACCTTAGCATACGCAATCATTCAG GCTGTCCACGTTCCAGACGATCTGCTTGACAGAGTCTGTAGCTCATTGAAAAGGCTTCTCACACTACCAGAGCCTTACTGCACTGTGGCTCTCAATTATATCAGATGTATGAAGATGGAGCGCAGTACCCCTG GTGCTCTCTATCAGAGAAGAGTTATCGCTGAACACAGCCTCAAAAATGATCACTACCCGCTTCAGGAAAA ggtgatggTGTTTGCCGATCCAGCTGTGTTTTCTCCGTCTCTGATGGCTGCAGTGGGGACAGATGTTAAGTGCCATGGTTCAGACCGGGACACGCTGACCTATGAACGCAGCATTCTGTTACACACTCTACAGTCTGTGTTAGGGAGACACTGCAACGGCTGCACACTCGCTCAGGccttggaggtgtgtgt AGAGTTGAAACAGTACTTCCAGGAGTCGGTAGCAGCAGCGGAACAGAATTGTGAGAGCACGGGTTCCGAACACGGACAGTACAgcagaaaaatcaaacagataTACCACAGCATTCTGAGAGCAGCAAATCAAG ATTCGACGTTTTTTGGCCCTCTGGTCGAAGCTCCGTTGCCTAGCCCAGACATCAGCTTCCACGCCTGGACGAAAGACGAAGAAATAT GGAGTGAGGTGGTGAATTTTATCCTGTCGGATGAGGCTGAATTGATCAAACGTGTGTCCACCACATCTACTGACAGTGGGATAGAGGGAGACCTTCCCATGAGCGAGTTCTCTAACCTAACAGTGGAGCCCCCTGCTGTCCAGGAGGTCCAAGAGCAAAGACGCTTCCAGCAGTTCAGTAGGGTTCCATGTCTGAGGCCAAATGCCAAAGACAGAACAACTTTAGTGAGAGAGGGCTACAATACTCGCAGCAGACTAAACCCTTCCCCTAAAGACAATAGGAATTACATCGCTCGAATCGTTGTCATGGGAGACGACAGGACTCTGGGAAGGCTCGGCAAGGCCTACCTCTGCATAAG GAAAAACCAGGCCCAGAATATGTTCCTAACAAGACGTGTGAAACTAGAGCTCTACTACATCCCTGTAACGAACCAGTCCGGCGCTACATCTCCAGTCCAG GAGGAGAGTCCACAAGATTTACTGACAATGTCGAAGTTCTTGGGATTTCTGGATCCTTGGTATGACTGTAACATCAACGGCCTGGGGGCTGTGGTGTTACAGCTAGCACAAATG CCAACCAATCACAAAAGCTCTTCCCAAGACTCGTTCTTATTGGACACTATATCATACTACATCCGGACTGGACAACAGCCAGTTCACATCCCTGTCTACACTGTTAAG ATTGCGTATGCTAGCCTGACTGCATCACCCGTGGAAGAACTGTTTGTTTCCCATCTCGAAATCGACTTTCCTGAGCTCAGCGCTCTCAAAGCTGTTGTCAAAG ccTCAGGGAGGGGCAGAAGGCAGTCACAAGAGGTTGGAGGAGCAGTCATCTCCGTTCATTACCGAAGG aCATCTTTGAGTGGAAGAGATGTGGACAAAGGAGTGTCGTTGATGACATGCGGCGTGCAGATGAATGCTGTTCCTGTAAACGGAGAGAAAG GTTTTGACTGCCTCACTGTAAACTTCAGCAACATTTTCACAAACCCGTCAAAGGCATGCACG tccatTCTAAGAACTACCAGCATCTCAATTCGAACCCTGGAGGCAAGAACATTTACTGTCTGCTTGGACAAGGACTCTCGCAGAACTTTCCAGAAG ATGAACCAAAAGTCCACACAATGTTTTCACGAGGAAAAGGCCAATGGAATCAGCAGGTACCTGAACAAGGCCCTGAGTCTGCCAATCAACACCTTTTCAGGAAGCAtactctga